The proteins below come from a single Macaca fascicularis isolate 582-1 chromosome 9, T2T-MFA8v1.1 genomic window:
- the CTBP2 gene encoding C-terminal-binding protein 2 isoform X2: MALVDKHKVKRQRLDRICEGIRPQIMNGPLHPRPLVALLDGRDCTVEMPILKDLATVAFCDAQSTQEIHEKVLNEAVGAMMYHTITLTREDLEKFKALRVIVRIGSGYDNVDIKAAGELGIAVCNIPSAAVEETADSTICHILNLYRRNTWLYQALREGTRVQSVEQIREVASGAARIRGETLGLIGFGRTGQAVAVRAKAFGFSVIFYDPYLQDGIERSLGVQRVYTLQDLLYQSDCVSLHCNLNEHNHHLINDFTIKQMRQGAFLVNAARGGLVDEKALAQALKEGRIRGAALDVHESEPFSFAQGPLKDAPNLICTPHTAWYSEQASLEMREAAATEIRRAITGRIPESLRNCVNKEFFVTSAPWSVIDQQAIHPELNGATYRYPPGIVGVAPGGLPAAMEGIIPGGIPVTHNLPTVAHPSQAPSPNQPTKHGDNREHPNEQ, translated from the exons GTATCCGCCCCCAGATCATGAACGGCCCCCTGCACCCCCGCCCCCTGGTGGCGCTGCTGGACGGCCGCGACTGCACTGTGGAGATGCCCATCCTGAAGGACCTGGCCACTGTGGCCTTCTGTGACGCGCAGTCCACACAGGAAATCCACGAGAAG GTTCTAAACGAAGCCGTGGGTGCCATGATGTACCACACCATCACCCTCACCAGGGAGGACCTGGAGAAGTTCAAGGCCCTGAGAGTGATCGTGCGGATAGGCAGTGGCTATGACAACGTGGACATCAAGGCTGCCGGCGAGCTCG GAATTGCTGTGTGCAACATCCCGTCTGCAGCCGTGGAAGAGACGGCGGACTCTACCATCTGCCACATCCTCAATCTGTACCGGAGGAACACGTGGCTGTACCAGGCACTGCGGGAAGGCACGCGGGTGCAGAGCGTGGAACAGATCCGAGAGGTGGCCTCGGGAGCGGCCCGCATCCGTGGGGAGACGCTGGGCCTCATCGGCTTTG GTCGCACGGGGCAGGCGGTTGCAGTTCGAGCCAAGGCCTTTGGATTCAGCGTCATATTTTATGACCCCTACTTGCAGGATGGGATCGAGCGGTCCCTGGGCGTGCAGAGGGTCTACACCCTGCAGGATTTGCTGTATCAGAGCGACTGCGTCTCCTTGCACTGCAATCTCAACGAACATAACCACCACCTCATCAATGACTTTACCATAAAGCAG ATGAGGCAGGGAGCATTCCTTGTGAACGCAGCCCGTGGTGGCCTGGTGGACGAGAAAGCCTTAGCACAAGCCCTCAAGGAGGGCAGGATACGAGGGGCAGCCCTCGACGTGCATGAGTCGGAGCCCTTTAG CTTTGCTCAGGGTCCGTTGAAAGATGCACCGAATCTCATCTGCACTCCTCACACTGCCTGGTATAGCGAGCAGGCATCACTGGAGATGAGGGAGGCAGCTGCCACAGAGATCCGCCGAGCCATCACAG GTCGCATCCCAGAAAGCTTAAGAAACTGTGTGAACAAGGAATTTTTTGTCACATCAGCGCCTTGGTCAGTAATAGACCAGCAAGCAATTCATCCTGAGCTCAATGGTGCCACATACAG ATATCCGCCAGGCATCGTGGGGGTGGCTCCAGGAGGACTTCCTGCAGCCATGGAAGGGATCATCCCTGGAGGCATCCCAGTGACTCACAACCTCCCGACAGTGGCACATCCTTCCCAAGCGCCCTCTCCCAACCAGCCCACAAAACATGGGGACAATCGAGAGCACCCCAACGAGCAATAG
- the ZRANB1 gene encoding ubiquitin thioesterase ZRANB1 isoform X3, with the protein MLAILLTEVSQQAAKCIPAMVCPELTEQIRREIAASLHQRKGDFACYFLTDLVTFTLPADIEDLPPTVQEKLFDEVLDRDVQKELEEESPIINWSLELATRLDSRLYALWNRTAGDCLLDSVLQATWGIYDKDSVLRKALHDSLHDCSHWFYTRWKDWESWYSQSFGLHFSLREEQWQEDWAFILSLASQPGASLEQTHIFVLAHILRRPIIVYGVKYYKSFRGETLGYTRFQGVYLPLLWEQSFCWKSPIALGYTRGHFSALVAMENDGYGNRGAGANLNTDDDVTITFLPLVDSERKLLHVHFLSAQELGNEEQQEKLLREWLDCCVTEGGVLVAMQKSSRRRNHPLVTQMVEKWLDRYRQIRPCTSLSDGEEDEDDEDE; encoded by the exons ATGCTAGCAATATTGCTTACAGAG GTGTCTCAACAAGCAGCAAAGTGTATTCCAGCAATGGTGTGTCCTGAACTGACAGAACAAATCCGGAGAGAGATAGCTGCCTCTCTTCATCAGAGAAAGGGGGATTTTGCTTGCTATTTTCTGACTGACCTTGTAACATTTACATTGCCAGCAG atattGAAGATTTGCCCCCAACTGtccaagaaaaattatttgatgaGGTGCTTGATAGAGACGTTCAAAAAG AATTAGAAGAAGAATCTCCAATTATTAACTGGTCCTTGGAATTGGCTACACGTTTGGACAGTCGATTATACGCACTTTGGAACCGGACTGCAGGAGACTGCCTACTTGATTCAGTACTACAAGCTACCTGGGGCATCTATGACAAGGACTCGGTGCTTCGGAAAGCCCTGCATGACAGCCTGCATGACTGTTCACATTG GTTTTACACACGCTGGAAAGATTGGGAATCATGGTATTCTCAGAGCTTTGGTTTACATTTTTCCTTGAGAGAAGAACAGTGGCAAGAAGACTGGGCATTTATACTCTCTCTTGCTAGTCAG CCTGGAGCAAGCTTGGAGCAGACGCACATTTTTGTACTGGCACATATTCTTAGACGACCAATTATAGTTTATGGAGTAAAATATTACAAGAGTTTCCGGGGAGAAACTTTAGGATATACTCGGTTTCAAG GTGTTTATCTGCCTTTGTTGTGGGAACAGAGTTTTTGTTGGAAAAGTCCGATTGCTCTGGGGTATACAAGGGGCCACTTCTCTGCTTTGGTTGCCATGGAAAATGATGGCTATGGCAACCGAGGTGCTGGTGCTAATCTGAATACTGATGATGATGTCACCATCACATTTTTGCCTCTGGTTGACAGTGAAAGGAAGCTACTCCACGTGCACTTCCTTTCTGCTCAGGAG CTAGGTAATGAGGAACAGCAAGAAAAACTGCTCAGGGAGTGGCTGGACTGCTGTGTGACAGAGGGGGGAGTTCTGGTTGCCATGCAGAAGAGCTCTCGGCGGCGAAATCACCCCCTGGTCACTCAGATGGTAGAAAAATGGCTTGACCGCTACCGACAGATCCGGCCGTGTACATCCCTGTCCGATGGAGAGGAAGATGAGGATGATGAAGATGAATGA
- the CTBP2 gene encoding C-terminal-binding protein 2 isoform X3 has protein sequence MNGPLHPRPLVALLDGRDCTVEMPILKDLATVAFCDAQSTQEIHEKVLNEAVGAMMYHTITLTREDLEKFKALRVIVRIGSGYDNVDIKAAGELGIAVCNIPSAAVEETADSTICHILNLYRRNTWLYQALREGTRVQSVEQIREVASGAARIRGETLGLIGFGRTGQAVAVRAKAFGFSVIFYDPYLQDGIERSLGVQRVYTLQDLLYQSDCVSLHCNLNEHNHHLINDFTIKQMRQGAFLVNAARGGLVDEKALAQALKEGRIRGAALDVHESEPFSFAQGPLKDAPNLICTPHTAWYSEQASLEMREAAATEIRRAITGRIPESLRNCVNKEFFVTSAPWSVIDQQAIHPELNGATYRYPPGIVGVAPGGLPAAMEGIIPGGIPVTHNLPTVAHPSQAPSPNQPTKHGDNREHPNEQ, from the exons ATGAACGGCCCCCTGCACCCCCGCCCCCTGGTGGCGCTGCTGGACGGCCGCGACTGCACTGTGGAGATGCCCATCCTGAAGGACCTGGCCACTGTGGCCTTCTGTGACGCGCAGTCCACACAGGAAATCCACGAGAAG GTTCTAAACGAAGCCGTGGGTGCCATGATGTACCACACCATCACCCTCACCAGGGAGGACCTGGAGAAGTTCAAGGCCCTGAGAGTGATCGTGCGGATAGGCAGTGGCTATGACAACGTGGACATCAAGGCTGCCGGCGAGCTCG GAATTGCTGTGTGCAACATCCCGTCTGCAGCCGTGGAAGAGACGGCGGACTCTACCATCTGCCACATCCTCAATCTGTACCGGAGGAACACGTGGCTGTACCAGGCACTGCGGGAAGGCACGCGGGTGCAGAGCGTGGAACAGATCCGAGAGGTGGCCTCGGGAGCGGCCCGCATCCGTGGGGAGACGCTGGGCCTCATCGGCTTTG GTCGCACGGGGCAGGCGGTTGCAGTTCGAGCCAAGGCCTTTGGATTCAGCGTCATATTTTATGACCCCTACTTGCAGGATGGGATCGAGCGGTCCCTGGGCGTGCAGAGGGTCTACACCCTGCAGGATTTGCTGTATCAGAGCGACTGCGTCTCCTTGCACTGCAATCTCAACGAACATAACCACCACCTCATCAATGACTTTACCATAAAGCAG ATGAGGCAGGGAGCATTCCTTGTGAACGCAGCCCGTGGTGGCCTGGTGGACGAGAAAGCCTTAGCACAAGCCCTCAAGGAGGGCAGGATACGAGGGGCAGCCCTCGACGTGCATGAGTCGGAGCCCTTTAG CTTTGCTCAGGGTCCGTTGAAAGATGCACCGAATCTCATCTGCACTCCTCACACTGCCTGGTATAGCGAGCAGGCATCACTGGAGATGAGGGAGGCAGCTGCCACAGAGATCCGCCGAGCCATCACAG GTCGCATCCCAGAAAGCTTAAGAAACTGTGTGAACAAGGAATTTTTTGTCACATCAGCGCCTTGGTCAGTAATAGACCAGCAAGCAATTCATCCTGAGCTCAATGGTGCCACATACAG ATATCCGCCAGGCATCGTGGGGGTGGCTCCAGGAGGACTTCCTGCAGCCATGGAAGGGATCATCCCTGGAGGCATCCCAGTGACTCACAACCTCCCGACAGTGGCACATCCTTCCCAAGCGCCCTCTCCCAACCAGCCCACAAAACATGGGGACAATCGAGAGCACCCCAACGAGCAATAG